A genomic segment from Aegilops tauschii subsp. strangulata cultivar AL8/78 chromosome 1, Aet v6.0, whole genome shotgun sequence encodes:
- the LOC109751184 gene encoding delta-1-pyrroline-5-carboxylate synthase 1 yields MAGADLNRSFMKDVKRIIIKVGTAVITRNDGRLALGRIGALCEQVKDLNAQGYEVIMVTSGAVGVGRQRLRYRKLVNSSFADLQKPQMELDGKACAAVGQSGLMALYDMLFTQLDVSSSQLLVTDSDFDNSNFRERLRETVESLLELRVIPIFNENDAISTRKAPYEDSSGIFWDNDSLAGLLALELKADLLVLLSDVDGLYSGPPSEPSSKLIHTYIKEKHYHEITFGDKSRVGRGGMTAKVQAAVWASTGGVPVVITSGCASQSLVKVLRGEKIGTLFHKNASLWEPSKDTSVREMAVAARDCSRRLQNLTSEERKKILVDVADALEANEDLIRSENEADLAAAHEAGYESALVSRLTLKPGKIASLAKSVRTLANMEDPINEILKRTEVADGLVLEKTSCPLGVLLIIFESRPDALVQIASLAIRSGNGLLLKGGKEAMRSNAILHKVITNAIPNNVGEKLIGLITTRDEIADLLKHDDVIDLVIPRGSNKLVAQIKSSTKIPVLGHADGVCHVYIDKSADMDMAKRIVMDAKIDYPAACNAMETLLVHKDLMKTPELNDILVALKTAGVNLYCGPVAHKVLGYPKADSLHLEYSSMACTVEIVDDVQSAIDHIHRYGSAHTDCVVTTDDKVAETFLRQVDSAAVLYNASTRFSDGARFGLGAEVGISTGRIHARGPVGVEGLLTTRWLLRGKGQVVNGDKDVEYTHKSLPLQ; encoded by the exons ATGGCCGGCGCCGACCTCAACCGGAGCTTCATGAAGGACGTGAAGCGCATCATCATCAAG GTGGGCACTGCAGTTATCACCAGAAATGATGGAAGACTGGCTTTGGGCAGGATTGGAGCCCTGTGCGAGCAG GTGAAAGATCTTAATGCTCAAGGATATGAGGTGATTATGGTCACCTCAGGcgctgttggtgtggggcgacaGCGGCTCAGGTACCGGAAGCTTGTCAATAGCAGCTTTGCTGATCTGCAAAAGCCGCAGATGGAGCTGGATGGGAAGGCATGCGCTGCTGTTGGTCAGAGTGGTCTGATGGCACTCTATGACATGTTGTTTACCCAA CTTGATGTGTCATCATCACAACTTCTCGTGACAGATAGTGACTTCGACAATTCAAATTTCCGGGAGCGACTTCGCGAAACTGTCGAGTCATTATTAGAGCTTAGAGTTATTCCAATATTTAATGAAAATGATGCCATCAGTACGAGGAAGGCTCCATACGAG GATTCATCTGGTATATTCTGGGATAATGACAGTTTGGCAGGTCTACTGGCATTGGAACTGAAAGCTGATCTCCTTGTTCTGCTTAGTGATGTGGATGGCCTCTACAGCGGTCCACCAAGTGAACCTTCATCAAAGTTAATACATACTTATATCAAGGAAAAACATTATCATGAAATTACTTTTGGAGACAAGTCCCGTGTTGGTAGAGGTGGCATGACAGCTAAAGTCCAAGCTGCTGTGTGGGCTTCAACGGGTGGTGTACCTGTTGTTATTACAAG TGGATGTGCATCTCAGAGCCTTGTTAAAGTTCTCCGTGGGGAAAAAATTGGTACTCTTTTTCATAAAAATGCAAGTTTGTGGGAACCATCCAAGGACACCAGTGTCCGTGAAATGGCTGTTGCTGCACGGGATTGTTCAAGGCGTCTACAG AATTTGACATCAGAGGAGCGCAAGAAAATATTAGTAGATGTTGCGGATGCTTTAGAGGCAAATGAGGATTTAATTAGATCCGAGAATGAAGCAGATTTAGCAGCAGCACATGAGGCTGGGTATGAGAGTGCTTTGGTTTCTAGATTGACTCTGAAACCAGGAAAG ATAGCAAGCCTTGCCAAATCTGTTCGCACTCTTGCGAATATGGAAGACCCTATTAACGAGATACTGAAAAGGACAGAG GTTGCTGATGGTTTAGTTCTTGAGAAAACATCTTGCCCTTTGGGTGTTCTATTGATTATATTTGAGTCCCGACCTGATGCCTTAGTCCAG ATTGCGTCTTTAGCCATTCGAAGTGGTAATGGTCTTCTCCTAAAAGGTGGAAAAGAAGCAATGAGATCAAACGCAATATTGCATAAG GTTATAACCAATGCTATTCCTAACAATGTTGGCGAAAAATTGATTGGCCTTATTACAACTAGAGATGAAATTGCGGATTTGCTAAAG CATGATGATGTCATTGATCTTGTCATTCCAAGAGGGAGTAATAAGCTTGTTGCTCAAATCAAATCATCAACAAAGATTCCTGTTCTTGGCCATGCTG ATGGTGTTTGTCATGTATATATTGACAAATCAGCAGACATGGATATGGCAAAACGTATTGTGATGGATGCAAAAATTGATTACCCAGCTGCCTGCAACGCAATG GAGACGTTGCTTGTTCATAAAGATCTTATGAAGACTCCAGAACTTAATGACATACTAGTAGCACTCAAGACAGCAG GAGTTAATCTTTATTGCGGGCCTGTTGCGCATAAAGTATTGGGCTACCCAAAAGCAGATTCATTACATCTGGAGTACAGTTCTATGGCTTGCACTGTTGAGATAGTTGATGATGTACAATCAGCAATTGACCATATACATCGCTATGGAAG TGCACATACAGACTGTGTGGTCACTACAGATGATAAAGTAGCAGAGACCTTTCTACGTCAAGTTGATAG TGCTGCCGTATTATACAACGCGAGTACAAGATTCTCCGATGGTGCTCGTTTTGGACTCGGTGCTGAG GTTGGCATAAGTACAGGCCGTATACATGCACGTGGACCTGTGGGTGTTGAAGGTCTTTTAACTACACGATG GCTCTTACGAGGGAAAGGGCAAGTGGTGAATGGTGACAAGGATGTTGAGTACACCCATAAGAGTCTTCCTTTGCAATGA